Proteins co-encoded in one Echeneis naucrates chromosome 22, fEcheNa1.1, whole genome shotgun sequence genomic window:
- the LOC115036221 gene encoding LOW QUALITY PROTEIN: otoferlin-like (The sequence of the model RefSeq protein was modified relative to this genomic sequence to represent the inferred CDS: substituted 4 bases at 4 genomic stop codons): MKRSKHRGHKEDRNGDEPAILETENLDRQGMFMGGGPDPDTISLASVTAVTTNVSNKRSKPDIKMEPSSGRPVDYQVSVTVIEARQLVGLNMDPMVCVEIGEDKKYTSMKESTNCPYYNEYFVFDFHVPPDVMFDKILKLSVIHSKNLLRSGTLVGTFKLDVGTIYFQPDHQFYHKWALLSDPDDLTAGCKGYIKCDIAVVAKGDTIKTPHKANESDEDDIESNLLIPEGVPAERQWARYYLKIYRAEGLPRLNTSIMANVKKAFIGENKDLVDPYVLVQFAGQKGKTSVQKSCYEPIWNEQIVFTEMFPPLCKRMKIQIRDSDKVNDVAIGTHFLDLRKISNDGDKGFLPTLGPAWVNMYGSTRTYTLMDEYQELNEGLGEGVSFRARLLISLGVEILDPSSPEISSSTEVQVEGVPNISETATGKIEEFFLFGSFLEATMIDRKIGDKPINFEVTIGYYGNEIDGEVKPKIKGKKGGGNGDEEETELIHNSSEEEMDDDGHLTSVATTPPMKPVITDRNYFHLPYFERKPCIYIKSWWQDQRRRLYNSNIIDNIADKLEDGLNDVQEIIKTEKAYPERRLRGVLEELSQGCSQFLLLANKDQNQSGRTKLDKERLKLCMSEVEMIGQQAKAMRSQVKKSTVRDKIKLTQNFLSKLRFMADEPQHSVPDVFIWMISNGKRIAYARVPSKDILYSSIDEERGKDCGKVKTIFFRIPGKKGFGPAGWTVQSKIEIYLWLGLSKQRKDYLCGLPNGFEENKLSKGPGFPSSPPISLTYMMKQIFQLRVHMYQARSLFAADSTGLSDPFARVFFSTQSQVTEVLAETLCPTWDQLLVFENVELFGEASELRDDPPIIVIEIYDQDTVGKADFMGRTFAKPVVKMADEHYGPPRFPPQLEYYQIYRGNCAAGEMLGAFELLQIGPNGKADLPPIDGPTDLDRGPILPVPLGIRPVLSKYRIEVLFWGLRDLKRVNLAQVDRPRVDIECAGKGVQSALIPNYKKNPNFSTLVKWFEVDLPENELLHPPLNIRVVDCRAFGRYTLVGSNAVTSLRKFIYRPSDKQANNWSTTGRNXNLYSPSSXHRTKKXLRVLVGXINSSYYVEIIVVNMEPEPTFKKMDTVVKLDSGSDAVVKEDDKDEKGKKKKRKKGDDAEEEELDESMLDWWSKYFASIDTLTEALKAQEAALSDSEDKEELDIADGGVTAGLGNFHVEFMSRVLCSFTPLHSRLLSALLHSTLTTNLYSDIKPDDSPVKGTKRGRGKKEKKKPAVDPFEKKKPKLDELKVYPKELESEFDNFEDWLHSFNLFRGKGGDDDDQNVTDEDRIVGKFKGSLCMYKVTDDMARDTSFDSNMGMFQNIPHNDPINVLVRIYVIRATDLHPADINGKADPYIAIRLGKTEIKDKENYISKQLNPLFGKSFDVEATFPMDSTLTVSIYDWDLVGTDDLIGETKLDLENRFYSKHRATCGITSSYAIHGYNVWRDPMKPTQILAKMCKDGKLDGPHYGPGGRVKVENRVFMAPTEIEDENGLKKQTDEHLALTVLKHWEEIPRVGCKLVPEHVETRPLLHPDKPGIEQGRIEMWVDMFPKDMTAPGPALDISPRKPKKFELRVIVWNTDEVVLEDDDIFTGEKSSDIFVRGWLKGQQEDKQDTDVHYHSITGEGNFNWRFVYPFDYLMAEEKIVISKKESMFAWDETEYKIPARLNLQVWDADHFSADDFLGAIELDLNRFPRGAKTAKQCTIEMVTNESEMPMVSIFKQKRIKGWWPFVARNEDDEFELTGKVEAELHLLTGEEAEKNPVGEGRNEPEPLEKPNRPDTSLLWFLTPFKAVKHLVCNQYKWLAIKIVTAVLLLAMLVLFLYSMPGYMVKKMLGA, encoded by the exons ATGAAACGCAGTAAGCACCGTGGACACAAGGAGGACAGAAACGGAG ACGAGCCAGCTATTCTGGAGACAGAGAATCTGGATCGCCAGGGCATGTTCATGGGAGGAGGGCCAGATCCCGACACCATTTCACTTGCCTCAGTCACGGCCGTCACTACCAATGTTTCAAACAAGAG ATCAAAACCAGATATAAAGATGGAGCCCAGCTCTGGAAGACCAGTAGATTACCAA GTCAGTGTGACAGTGATTGAGGCCAGACAGCTGGTAGGACTGAACATGGATCCGATGGTCTGTGTGGAGATCGGAGAAGATAAAAAGTACACTTCAATGAAGGAGTCGACCAACTGCCCGTACTACAATGAA TATTTTGTCTTTGACTTCCACGTCCCTCCAGATGTTATGTTTGACAAAATCTTGAAGTTGTCT GTAATCCACTCTAAAAATCTTCTGCGAAGTGGAACACTGGTTGGTACCTTCAAGCTGGATGTTGGCACCATCTACTTCCAGCCCG ATCACCAGTTTTACCACAAATGGGCTTTGTTGTCTGACCCTGACGACCTCACAGCAGGTTGCAAAGGCTACATTAAATGTGATATTGCAGTTGTGGCCAAAGGGGACACTATAAAGACTCCACACAAGGCCAATGAGTCTGACGAAGATGACATTGAGag CAATCTCTTAATACCTGAGGGGGTGCCTGCAGAGCGACAGTGGGCTCGCTATTATCTAAAGATCTACAGAGCAGAGGGACTCCCAAGACTGAACACCAGCATCATGGCCAATGTTAAAAAGGCCTTCATTGGAGAAAATAAGGACCTGGTTGATCCTTATGTCCTAGTGCAGTTTGCTGGGCAGAAG GGGAAAACATCGGTTCAGAAGAGCTGCTATGAGCCCATCTGGAACGAGCAAATCGTTTTCACCGAGATGTTTCCACCGCTGTGTAAACGCATGAAGATCCAGATCCGTGACTCAGATAAAGTGAACGATGTTGCTATAGGAACACATTTCCTGGACTTGCGCAAGATCTCCAATGATGGGGACAAAG GCTTCCTTCCCACACTGGGCCCGGCCTGGGTTAACATGTATGGCTCCACACGTACCTACACCCTGATGGACGAGTACCAGGAGTTAAACGAAGGACTGGGAGAGGGTGTGTCCTTCAGAGCCCGTCTGCTCATCAGCCTGGGTGTGGAGATCCTGGATCCCTCCTCACCTGAAATTAGCAGCTCCACAGAGGTGCAGGTGGAGGGAGTACCCAACATCTCAGAG ACAGCAACTGGGAAAATTGAGGAATTTTTCCTCTTTGGATCGTTCCTTGAGGCCACGATGATTGACAGAAAGATTGGTGATAAACCCATCAACTTCGAGGTCACCATAG GTTACTACGGAAACGAGATTGATGGAGAAGTcaagccaaaaataaaagggAAGAAGGGCGGAGGCAatggtgatgaagaagaaactgaacTGATTCACAACTCcagtgaggaggagatggacgATGACGGGCACCTGACTTCAGTTGCAACAACTCCCCCCATGAAACCCGTCATCACTGATCG AAACTACTTCCATCTGCCGTACTTTGAGAGGAAGCCTTGTATTTACATCAAGAGTTGGTGGCAAGATCAAAGGAGGAGACTGTATAATTCCAACATTATAGACAACATTGCAGATAAACTG GAAGACGGACTCAACGATGTACAGGAAATCATCAAGACAGAGAAAGCCTATCCTGAGCGCAGACTGAGGGGTGTCCTTGAAGAGCTGAGCCAAGGATGCAG TCAGTTTCTTTTGTTGGCAAACAAGGACCAAAATCAGTCTGGCAGAACCAAACTCGACAAGGAACGACTGAAACTGTGCATGTCAGAAGTG GAAATGATTGGCCAGCAAGCTAAGGCCATGAGGTCACAGGTGAAGAAGAGCACAGTGAGGGATAAAATCAAACTGACTCAAAACTTCCTGTCAAAGCTGCGCTTCATGGCTGATGAA ccaCAACACAGCGttcctgatgttttcatttggatGATTAGTAATGGGAAGCGTATCGCTTATGCACGTGTcccttccaaagacatcctaTATTCCAGTATAGATGAGGAGAGGGGGAAGGATTGTGGCAAAGTCAAGACAATCTTTTTCAGG ATCCCTGGAAAGAAAGGCTTTGGTCCTGCTGGCTGGACTGTGCAGTCCAAGATAGAGATTTATCTGTGGCTGGGTCTGAGTAAGCAACGCAAAGACTACCTGTGTGGCCTCCCCAATGGATTTGAGGAAAATAAGTTGTCCAAAGGACCTGGCTTCCCATCCTCACCGCCCATCAGCCTCACCTACATGA TGAAACAAATCTTCCAGCTGAGGGTCCACATGTACCAAGCTCGCAGCCTGTTTGCTGCTGACAGCACAGGCCTGTCTGATCCCTTTGCAAGAGTTTTCTTTTCAACGCAAAGTCAAGTCACTGAG GTTTTGGCTGAGACTCTCTGCCCCACATGGGACCAGCTGCTGGTCTTTGAGAATGTGGAGCTGTTTGGAGAGGCCAGTGAGCTGAGAGATGACCCTCCGATTATCGTCATTGAAATCTATGATCAAGACACTGTG GGAAAAGCTGATTTCATGGGCAGAACCTTTGCTAAGCCAGTGGTCAAGATGGCAGATGAGCACTACGGCCCCCCACGCTTTCCTCCACAGCTGGAGTACTATCAGATCTACCGTGGTAACTGCGCTGCTGGAGAAATGCTGGGAGCTTTTGAACTGCTCCAG ATTGGCCCCAATGGGAAAGCGGATCTGCCTCCCATAGATGGTCCCACAGATCTGGACCGGGGTCCAATCCTGCCTGTACCCCTGGGGATCAGACCAGTGCTCAGCAAGTACAGGATTGAG GTTTTGTTCTGGGGCTTGAGAGACCTGAAGAGGGTGAATCTGGCCCAGGTGGATCGGCCTCGTGTGGATATCGAATGCGCCGGGAAGGGAGTGCAGTCTGCCCTCATCCCCAACTACAAGAAAAACCCCAACTTCAGTACCCTTGTCAAGTGGTTTGAAGTG GATTTGCCTGAGAATGAGCTGCTTCACCCCCCGCTGAACATCCGGGTGGTTGACTGCAGGGCTTTTGGTCGCTACACTCTGGTCGGCTCCAACGCCGTCACCAGCCTGCGGAAGTTCATCTATAGGCCGTCAGACAAACAGGCCAACAACTGGTCCACAACAGGTAGAAACTAAAACCTTTATTCTCCTTCTTCATAACACAGGACCAAGAAGTGACTCAGGGTTCTCGTGGGATAAATAAACTCATCATATTATGTG gAAATAATTGTTGTCAACATGGAGCCTGAGCCCACTTTTAAGAAGATGGACACAGTGGTGAAGCTAGACTCT GGCTCTGATGCTGTGGTCAAA GAAGATGATAAGgatgaaaaggggaaaaagaagaagaggaagaagggtgATGACGCTGAAGAGGAGGAACTTGATGAGAGTATGTTGGACTGGTGGTCCAAATATTTCGCCTCCATTGACACTTTGACAGAG GCACTCAAGGCTCAAGAAGCTGCTCTCTCAGATtcagaggacaaagaggagTTGGACATTGCAGATGGTggag TAACAGCTGGTTTGGGCAACTTTCATGTGGAATTCATGTCTCGAGTGCTTTGCTCCTTCACCCCACTCCACTCCCGACTCCTCTCTGCCCTCCTTCACTCCACCCTCACCACTAACCTGTACTCAGATATCAAACCTGATGACTCTCCCGTGAAAGGCACcaagagaggaaggggaaagaaagagaagaagaagccagCGGTTGATCCCTTCGAGAAGAAAAAGCCAAAGTTGGATGAGCTGAAG GTGTATCCAAAGGAGCTTGAGAGTGAGTTTGACAACTTTGAGGACTGGCTCCACAGTTTTAACCTCTTCAGGGGAAaaggtggtgatgatgatgaccaaaatgtgacagatgaggataggATTGTTGGAAAATTCAAA GGATCCCTGTGTATGTACAAAGTGACAGATGATATGGCCAGAGACACGAGCTTCGACTCCAACATGGGAATGTTTCAGAACATTCCTCACAACGATCCCATCAATGTCCTTGTCCGCATTTATGTCATCAGG gcgaCTGATCTCCATCCAGCTGACATTAATGGGAAAGCTGATCCATATATTGCAATCAGACTGGGAAAAacagagatcaaagacaaagaaaactaCATCTCCAAACAGCTGAACCCTTTGTTTGGCAA GTCCTTTGATGTGGAAGCCACATTCCCAATGGATTCCACACTCACTGTGTCAATTTATGACTGGGACCTGGTGGGAACTGATGACCTGATTGGAGAAACAAAGCTTGACCTTGAGAACCGTTTCTACAGCAAACACAGAGCCACGTGTGGTATCACATCTAGCTATGCCAT CCATGGTTACAATGTTTGGAGGGACCCAATGAAACCCACACAGATTCTGGCTAAAATGTGCAAGGATGGCAAACTGGATGGGCCTCACTATGGCCCTGGAGGAAGAGTGAAGGTAGAGAACCGCGTCTTCATGGCACCGACCGAGATCGAGGATGAAAATG GTTTGAAGAAGCAGACGGATGAGCACCTGGCTCTGACCGTATTGAAGCACTGGGAAGAAATCCCTCGGGTGGGGTGCAAACTCGTCCCAGAACATGTGGAAACAAGACCTCTGCTCCATCCTGACAAACCGGGCATTGAACAA GGAAGAATTGAGATGTGGGTGGATATGTTCCCTAAGGACATGACTGCCCCGGGCCCTGCACTTGACATTTCACCAAGGAAACCAAAGAA GTTTGAACTAAGGGTGATCGTCTGGAACACAGATGAAGTTGTATTAGAGGATGATGACATTTTTACTGGAGAGAAATCAAGTGACATATTTGTGCGAGG TTGGTTAAAAGGACAGCAAGAGGACAAGCAGGACACTGACGTCCATTACCACTCCATTACTGGGGAGGGCAACTTCAACTGGCGCTTTGTCTACCCCTTTGACTACCTCATGGCTGAAGAGAAGATTGTCATCTCAAAGAAAGAGTCCATGTTTGCCTGGGATGAGACCGAGTACAAGATTCCAGCCCGCCTTAATCTACAAGTGTGGGACGCTGACCATTTCTCTGCAGATGACTTCTTAG GTGCAATTGAGCTGGACCTGAACCGTTTCCCACGCGGTGCAAAGACTGCCAAGCAGTGCACCATTGAGATGGTGACAAATGAATCAGAGATGCCCATGGTCTCCATCTTCAAACAGAAGAGGATCAAAGGATGGTGGCCATTTGTGGCCagaaatgaagatgatgagtTTGAGCTGACG gGAAAAGTGGAAGCAGAGCTGCACCTTCTGACAGGAGAGGAAGCTGAGAAAAACCCAGTTGGTGAAGGACGCAACGAACCAGAGCCGTTAGAAAAACCCAA CCGCCCAGACACCAGCCTTCTGTGGTTCCTCACCCCCTTCAAAGCTGTAAAACACTTGGTCTGCAACCAGTACAAGTGGCTGGCCATCAAGATTGTCActgctgtcctgctgctggCCATGCTGGTTCTTTTCCTCTACAGCATGCCTGGTTACATGGTGAAGAAAATGCTGGGAGCTTGA
- the LOC115035386 gene encoding ensconsin-like, with amino-acid sequence MPGSQAIMAVQKSVIPPSQGPLSLCTIESQRKKNGFEKAAENGSYIKPNTQTNKAACPAHKTAQIFNIVSPRATAVANGQNVDERLKAARERREEQEKLLASRELSRLEREQRARRYYEQQLQERKKKLLEQRLKEQARRAAVEEKRKQRLQEDKERYESAVRRTIEKSQKAQQNLSQNSRGRKAAKYAPRRLPLTPWEKNLVSRLVTPTCSYLARSKSAGCQSGEEVIHVCRRAVSFHSMNTTNTTITPLKPQQHPGLIQKRPSASPSPNTRSVNLAQFKTAKQQSTNQKRSNSGSNVGSPAVKTSVKPPTVSQSRTASPSPRRTPRRSASRRSIPLQLELPPVAEEDVTVCNPALTPGNSRPARTSAEGQKEETREENAPETPCFNLPDTKKEAVTRPTEDESTSLMPPEVVSRPLAGTTDPVEASRLLAEKRREARLQREKEEQERLQKEEEERRSREELEHRRAEERARQQAEAQRLIEEKKRREEEEQRRAEEERAQAMREAALLQKQREEEQAKEREKAEQLKREREILAQKEEAERQARKKRLEEIMRRTRRTDSPDTKSAPLRILTKEPQPKENTEPLHNGTIEDAVRLGLKNEEDVVPVVAFKERRSLRTLTGLEEIQTHQRAEVI; translated from the exons ATGCCAGGCTCACAAGCTATCATGGCTGTGCAGAAGAGTGTCATCCCTCCATCGCAGGGACCGCTTTCTTTATGTACCATCGAGAGCCAAAGGAAGAAGAATGGATTTGAAAAAGCAGCAG AGAATGGTTCTTATATCAAGCCAAATACTCAGACCAATAAAGCAGCCTGTCCTGCCCACAAGACTGCCCAGATCTTCAACATAGTTTCTCCACGGGCCACTGCAG TGGCTAATGGACAAAACGTTGATGAGAGGCTTAAAGCAGCAcgagaaagaagagaagagcaaGAGAAGTTACTTG CATCTCGAGAGCTGAGCAGGTTGGAGCGGGAGCAGCGGGCCAGGCGCTACTATGAACAACAGCTGCAGGAGCGCAAGAAGAAACTCCTGGAGCAGCGGCTCAAAGAGCAGGCGAGGCGTGCCGCTGTGGAGGAGAAGCGCAAGCAGAGACTGCAGGAGGACAAA GAGCGTTATGAATCTGCAGTACGCAGGACAATCGAAAAGAGCCAAAAGGCCCAACAGAATCTCAGTCAAAACTCAAGAGGAAGGAAAGCTGCCAAGTATG CTCCACGTCGCTTACCACTGACACCATGGGAGAAGAACTTGGTCAGTCGCCTCGTTACCCCCACTTGCTCTTATCTGGCCAGGAGCAAGAGTGCTGGTTGCCAGTCAGGAGAAGAAG TTATCCATGTTTGTCGCCGTGCAGTTTCATTCCACTCCATGAataccaccaacaccaccatcacCCCTCTCAAACCACAGCAGCACCCTGGTTTGATTCAAAAGAGGCCTTCTGCCTCGCCCAGCCCGAACACCAGAAGTGTCAATCTGGCACAG ttcaaaacagcaaaacagcaaaGCACCAACCAGAAGAGGTCAAACAGTGGCTCCAATGTTGGATCACCTGCTGTCAAAACCAGTGTGAAACCGCCCACAGTTTCACAAAGCAGAACAGCTTCACCCTCTCCTCGGCG GACCCCCCGTCGGTCAGCCAGCAGACGTTCAATCCCGCTGCAGCTCGAGCTCCCGCCTGTCGCTGAGGAGGATGTTACTGTTTGTAACCCTGCCCTCACTCCTGGTAACTCCAGGCCTGCCAGGACATCAGCTGAAGgtcaaaaagaggaaacaagggAGGAAAATGCCCCAGAGACTCCTTGTTTCAACCTGCctgacacaaagaaagaagctGTAACCAGACCAACAGAAGACGAAA GCACTTCCCTAATGCCTCCTGAAGTTGTGAGCAGGCCCTTGGCTGGGACCACAGACCCAGTGGAAGCTTCTCGCCTACTGgctgaaaagagaagagaggccCGACTACAGCgtgagaaagaggagcaggagcgcttgcagaaagaggaggaagaaag GCGGAGTCGTGAAGAACTGGAGCACAGGAGGGCAGAGGAGCGAGCGCGACAGCAGGCCGAGGCTCAGCGTCTCATCGAAGAGAAGAAGAgacgggaggaggaggagcagagacgAGCCGAGGAAGAGAGAGCTCAGGCCATGAGAGAAGCCGCCCTCCTGCAAAAACAG agagaggaagagcaagcCAAAGAGCGGGagaaagcagagcagctgaaaCGGGAGCGAGAAATCCTCGCACAGAAGGAAGAGGCTGAGCGTCAGGCCAGAAAAAAG CGACTTGAGGAGATCATGCGGAGAACTAGAAGGACTGATTCTCCAGATACG AAGTCTGCACCACTGAGAATCTTGACAAAGGAACCTCAaccaaaggaaaacacagagccTCTGCACAATGGCACTATCGAGGATGCCGTCAGGCTGGGGCTGAAGAATGAGGAGGACGTGGTGCCAGTTGTGGCCTTCAAAGAACGCAGGTCTCTCAGAACCCTCACGGGCCTGGAGGAAATTCAGACCCACCAACGGGCAG AGGTCATCTAA
- the LOC115035388 gene encoding vacuolar protein 8-like produces MASALCGNCSRLLREFTARLRKACKEFGRKLREFFIEISQCTCFRNTPEGRFLRRTTQQLTHLHLLGDDDTRLSQEDLRALSRLAASDNTDLQMTAALYYLHLSHRLSSRLPDSFLEPLMALLSSNDLDVQKTTSLALVNLLVKDNVCKELVIELGMLVPILELFQSGDATAQCHSCACVTILASSESNRDILMVDGIKPLLALAKSYDPQVQQSATWALLQLTQSDWSTRILCQAGAIPVLVLLLQSSDSDVQFCSCTALCNIAAVQEHHPKLLSIGCHYLLKSLLTLLSSSVRKNATQACRCLQTLSKNDLIQEQLMELDCAVPLKALLKTSTVMWAEPAISLLSALSARPPNNEFFVSEGLLDEIGQLLHHHSSSSDIITHSCVIITNLCSSPMGQQAVMESLCLSGLLWAFVSPSLSDNTLLHVTSCLRHLMNWDPLRPNLSATITAEQISGLVKLSGQINNPLSYNCAAILSKLEMTDKVIRLLRPHYTTMLDYLLVFLKMKDVKFQQLSIVTIFNLKKDGDFSSLLANSELEVQLRKVRAQTEETRRLLQMIQPLPPTSVNP; encoded by the exons ATGGCTTCTGCTCTCTGCGGCAACTGCTCCAGACTTCTTAGAGAATTTACTGCTCGCTTGAGAAAAGCCTGCAAAGAATTTGGACGAAAATTAAGAGAGTTTTTCATAGAGATTTCCCAGTGCACCTGCTTTAGGAATACACCTGAGGGCAGATTCCTGAGGAGGACGACTCAACAGTTGACTCATTTGCACTTACTTGGTG ATGATGACACCCGACTCAGTCAGGAAGATCTGCGAGCACTGAGCAGACTTGCAGCCTCAGACAACACTGATCTACAGATGACTGCAGCCCTGTATTATTTACATCTCAGTCATCGCT TGAGCTCTCGCTTACCAGATTCCTTCTTGGAGCCGCTCATGGCTTTACTTTCATCAAATGACCTGGATGTACAAAAGACTACCTCTCTTGCCCTGGTCAATTTATTAGTAAAGGATAATG TGTGCAAAGAGTTGGTGATTGAATTGGGGATGCTGGTGCCAATACTGGAGTTATTCCAGTCTGGTGACGCAACTGCTCAGTGTCACTCCTGTGCCTGCGTCACCATACTGGCATCCTCAG AGTCAAACAGAGATATTCTCATGGTGGATGGAATCAAACCGCTGCTGGCTTTAGCCAAATCCTATGATCCACAGGTGCAGCAGAGTGCAACCTGGGCTTTGTTACAGCTCACACAGTCAG attGGTCAACAAGGATCTTGTGTCAAGCAGGAGCAATTCCCGTCTTGGTTCTTCTACTGCAGTCCTCCGACTCAGACGTTCAGTTTTGCAGCTGCACTGCTCTGTGCAACATCGCTGCTGTCCAGGAACATCACCCAAAGCTGCTTTCCATTGGATGTCATTATTTGTTGAAGTCTCTTTTGACCCTCTTGTCTTCCTCAGTGCGAAAG AATGCAACTCAAGCGTGTAGATGCCTGCAAACACTCTCAAAGAACG ATTTGATTcaggagcagctgatggagctgGACTGTGCGGTGCCTCTGAAGGCGCTTCTGAAGACCTCCACTGTTATGTGGGCAGAACCGGCCATATCACTCCTGTCTGCACTGTCTGCACGCCCGCCAAACAAT GAATTCTTTGTGAGTGAAGGATTATTGGATGAAATCGGTCAGCTGCTTCATCATCACAGTTCCAGCTCTGATATaatcacacacagctgtgtgatTATCACTAACCTGTGTAGCTCTCCCATGGGTCAGCAG GCTGTGATGGAAAGTCTGTGTTTATCAGGCCTCCTCTGGGCATTTGTGTCTCCATCTCTGTCGGACAACACTTTGCTGCATGTGACATCTTGCTTACGTCATCTGATGAATTGGG ATCCACTTCGGCCTAACCTCTCTGCAACAATCACTGCAGAGCAAATTTCAGGGCTGGTGAAGCTGTCTGGACAAATAAACAATCCTCTATCATATAACTGTGCTGCCATCCTTAGCAAACTAGAAATGACTG ATAAAGTCATCAGGTTGCTGAGACCCCATTACACAACCATGTTAGACTATCTGTTGGTATTCCTTAAAATGAAAGATGTAAAATTCCAGCAGCTCAGCATAGTTACCATATTCAACCTCAAGAAag ATGGAGATTTTTCATCTCTGCTGGCAAACAGTGAGCTGGAGGTCCAGCTCAGGAAGGTCCGTGCTCAGACAGAGGAAACCAGAAGGCTGCTGCAAATGATTCAGCCTCTTCCTCCCACCTCTGTTAACCCTTGA